The uncultured Methanolobus sp. sequence CCTGAACTCAGCTATGATACGTGTGATATCATCACCTATTGTCTCTGCAAGGCATGTTGTTGAGACACCGATTACCTTTGGATTGTAACGTGATATGAGATTCTTAAGTCCCTTCTTCAGGTTCTCACTTCCGCCGTACACGGCTCCCTTTTCGCTTAGTGAGCTTGAACCAATGTCCACAGGTTCCCTGAAATGGTGTGCAAGGTGCAGTCTCATATAGGTACTGCAACCCTGGGACCCATGTAAAAGAACCATTGAATCCTCTATTCCCTTAAATGCCATTACACTGCCAATTGGCTGGCACATGATACATGGATTAACTGTAGTATAGTTACGTTCACTCATGCTACAGGCTCCTGTTGTAATGTAATGGGACCGATCTTTTGCATACTTCTCTCCCCTGTTATCTTGTTTGTTATCTTTGTCTCATCTTCGGCTCCGCAGTCTGCCCCACTGCTTTCCGAATACGCCCCTTCTATCTTACTTCCAACGTAGTTCCAGACAGGACTGTTGACTGAAGTATCAAGTTCCCTTGCAAAGTTAAGGAAACCATCGTAACCTTCAAATTCAATTGTTCTGTCATGGTTAAAGTCACAGAAAGAAACGCCAAGCTTGTAAGCCAGGAACCTTTCCTTGACACCCGCCACCATAAGGTCTGCCTTCTGGTTGACAATAAGGTCGGCAAGTTCCAGAGGGTTTGCGTCATCCACAATGACGGTTCCGTCCTTTACCTGATAACTTATCTGTTTGTAATCGTCGCGCTTTCCTGTCTGTGTTCCTATTATAACAACTTCCATTCCAAGTTCCCGGAAGCCCTTTATCAATGTTAATGCCTTGGCCGCCCCGCCCATGTAAATTGCTGCAGTCTTCCCTTCAAGCCTGCTTCTGATTTCCTGAATTTCAGGCATTATTCTGTTTGTTTGCTGCTCGATTATTTCTTCTGCAATGTTCATCATTTCTTCTGAACCGAAGAATTCAGCAGTTGTTCTAAGTGCAATTGCTAGGTCCTCTATTCCAAAATAGCTGACCTTTCTGAAAGGAATCCCGTATTCCTTCATCATCCACTTCGCGAGATATGTCATGGAACCTGAACATTGCACAAGGTTCAATTGTGCCACATGTGCCTTTGAGATGCTATCTGCCGTCGCATCTCCTGTCATAGAAGTGATTACCTGTATTCCCATCTTCTCAAAGAGGGGCTTTACTAACCAGACATCTCCAGCCACATTATAATCACCGAGTATGTTTATTCTGTATTCAGATGTGAACTCAGGTTCCTTTGTTCCTACCATTTCCATAAGCGCATGACATGCTGCCTTATATCCGTCGGACTTTGTCCCCTTGAATCCCTCTGACTTAACAGGGATAACAGGTATTCCTACCCTTTCGGTTGCTTCCTTACAAATGGCTTCGAGATCATCGCCGATTATTCCGACAATACAGGTTGAATAGACAAAGATGACAGGTGGGTTGTATAACTCGACCAGTTCGTCAATGCTCTTTGAGAGTTTTTTCTCGCCACCGAATATAACATCGAGTTCCTTCATATCAGTTGAGAAACTGGTACGGAAGGTCTCCTTGTCACTTGACAGGCTTCCTCTGATATCCCAGGTGTAGCTTGCACAACCTATAGGACCGTGTACGAGGTGGATTGCATCGGTTACGGGATTAAGTGCCACACGTGCTCCTGAATATACACAGGCCCTCTGGCTCATTGAACCGGCAATGGATGTGCTATCACATGCAAGTTCTCCAGTCTTGTTTGCCTGCTTCAGTTCTATGTATGGCTTTCTTTCATCCAGCGTGTTTACCACGCTTGTAATGTCTGGCATGTTCTCACTCCAAAAATAATTAATGAGGTCGTTACTGAACGACCTCTATTTCTTCTTCAGGAATTGTCTTGTCCTTGATGTCCAAGAATGTGTTTCCTATCCACTCGATCATGCGAGCTGCTCCTGCGTATCCCATGACCGGGAAGTGGTGCAGGTTTGCCCTGTCCATGATTGGGAACCCGACCCTGATCAGGGGGATATCCTCGGCAAGAGCAATGTGCTTACCATAGGTGTTACCGATCAGCATGTCTACAGGCTCGTTCTTTATGATCTGGTGGAGTGTGAATAGATCTGCTTCTGCAAGGATCTGTGAGTTTGGATACAGTGGGCGTACCATTTCAGAAACTCTTTCCACAAATGCCTTGCTGACTGATCCCGTAAGGACTACAACTGGCTCCATTCCCATTTCAAGCACCAGGCTTGTGAGACCTTCTATTATGTCAGGGTCACCGAATATGGCTACCTTCTTTCCATAGAAGTGTGGGTGAGCATCTGTCATCATATCAACGATCTTTGCCCTTTCCTTTTCCAGTTCAGGTGGGATTGCCACGTCTGCAAGCTCAGCTGCCTTCATAACGAACCTGTCTGTAAAGCGTACGCCTATTGGTGCAGGTCCGATCTGTACTGGCATCTTGAACTTGTTCTGGAATACCTTTGCTGCTGCGCCTCCTGCCATTCCACAGAGTGCAATGGTTCCCATGGAGTTTGCACTGTCCTCTACGTCACCTATTGGCGTACCGCCACTTGCGAACAGTCCTCTTTCCATTCCGATTCCGGTATCCAGGACATCTGTCTGGTCAGGGAACACGATTGCAGGGATATTCATGATGGAGAGTAATCTCTTGATCTCATGAATGTCTCCCGGGTCTACAAATCCAGGGATTACGTTGAGCTTTCCATTTGGTTTTGTCTTCTGTGCAAAGGTTGTGACAAATGACTTTACCATGTTGTCGTAACCTGTTACGTGTGAACCCACGTAACTTGGGGTTGATGCTGCACAGAGCTTGATAGACGGGTCGATTAACTCTTCCTGAATTACATCTTCTATAATTGAATTGACATCGTCACCAATTGTCTCTGAGAGACAGGTTGTGTGAATTGCTACAACTTCAGGTGTGTATACAGCTTCGATGTTTGAAAGTGACTTCTTAAGGTTTGATGCACCACCGAATACGGCAGTTCCTTCATAGAAACTGCTGGTTGTACCGATTGTTGGTTCCCTGAAGTGCCTTGTAAGTGCCATTCTCAGGTATGAAAGACATCCCTGTGATCCATGACTGTGAGGCATACAGTTGCGTATACCCAGTGCAGCATATGTTGCACCGATTGGCTGGCATATCTTTGCAGGGTTAACGACCAGTGCGTCTCTGCGGACATCTTCCTTTGGTGTATAATCTAACATTTTTGGTCCTCCTTTATGCTCCCTTCCATGGGGTCTTCTGGAGCTTCCAGCTTGGGTTGTTCACTGCCATGTCTATATCTCTTGCAAAGTTCAGTATGCCGGAGAATCCGGTGTAACGACCACTGTAGTCATAGGAGTGTATCTGTCTGGATGGGACTCCCATCTTCTGTGCCCAGTACTTGTCCTTGATTCCTGAGCAGAACAGGTCTGGCTTTAATTCCTTGATAAGGAATTCAGTCTCGTGGTGGTTGAGGTCATCCACAGCTATTGTGCCGTCCTTCATTTCAGGAAGCATTCCCTCATATTGCATAAGGCCGAGCTTTTCCTTTAGTTCCGCCATACGTTCTTCACTGATGGCTGGAGTAAAGTTCTCATCTCTTTCATAGTGGAGATCTTCAAGAATTCCACTGGATGCCTTTTCCTTCATGCCTTTAAGGATCTGTCTGCCTTCGTAGTCATCACGGTGAGCAAACTGGTATCCTGCAACCGTAACCTTCATACCAAGATCTTCAAAGAGATTCTGGTAGTGGTGTGACCTGGAACCGCCAGCATAGATGAATGCTGTCTTGCCCTGAAGCTTGTTCCTGTACTTCTCAAGTTCAGGCTGGATCTTTGCCATTTCTTCTTCAATTATTTCCTCAGTCTTCTTTGTGAGTTCTTCGTTGTCGAAGTATTCAGCCATCTTCCTGAGTGACTTCTTTGTTCCTTCAACACCAATGTAATTGACCTTGAGCCATGGAACTCCGTACTTCTCTTCCATCATACGGTTAGTGTAGTTAACTGACCTGTGACAGAGGAGGATACTGAGCTTTGCCTGGTGTGCCTTTGAAAGGTTGTGGTATGAACCGTCTCCTGTGAAACTTGATACAATACGGTAGCCGATCTTCTCAAAGAGGGGCTTGATCTCCCAGAGATCACCACCAATGTTGTATTCACCAAAGATGTTGATGTCAAATGGTGTTGGGTTTTCAAGCTCTTCAGTACCGATCAGCTGTTCCATAATTACGTTACTTGCAACGTGGTGTCCTGCTGACTGACTTACTCCTCTATATCCTTCACAACGAAGAGCCAGTACCTTCAAACCAGGATAATCCTCTTCTGCATTACGTGCTACTTCTTCAATATCGTCACCGATAAGTCCTACCGGGCATGTTGCACAGATAGAGATCGCTCCAGGCTTGAAGATTCTCATTACATCATCAATTGCTTCCTTGAGCTTCTTTTCACCACCGAATACAATATCTGTTTCTTTCATGTCTGTTGAGAAACAGTATTGCAGGTAGTTGTCACCGCCATCTTCTGCCTTGGCCATATTTCTCCTGGTTCCCCATGTGTAATATCCACAGCCAATAGGTCCGTGTGTGATGTGTACCATATCCTTGATAGGTCCCATTACCACACCCTTTCCACCGGCATAGGCACAACCACGGTTTGTCATTATACCAGGTACTGTCTTGGCGTTGGCTTCGATGTGCTGTTCTGCTTCACAGGAGTCCTTTACTGTAAAGTGCTTCCTTCTGTCCTTTTCAGTCTTTGCAGGGTAGACCTTCATCATTTCGTCAAGAACCTGCTGTGACCTTTCGACTTCAGAACTCATTCTGCATTCCTCCCTACAGTCATTTCTCCTGATTCACCGGTTCTGACCCTGTAAACTTCAGGTATGTCAGTTACGAAGATCTTCCCATCTCCTGCATGACCTGTCTGGTTGATCTCGATTATCTTCTGTACGACCTTCTCTGCTGCCATGTCACTTACAACAATTGTAAACATTCTCTTTGGGACAAATGGCACATGTGTAAGGTCCGTTTCTTCCTGTTCAGGAAGCGGGGGGTCAAATTCAAAGCACAATCCCTTTTGCTTACCACGGCCCATCACCTTTTCTACGGTGAATGAGGGGTAGCCGCATCCATCAAGTGCATCAAGTGTCTTGTGCATCTTGTTCATGCGGATGATTGCCGTTATTTCCTTCATTTAGAATCCCTCCGCGGGTTTAAAGTCCGCTTGCGCCTGTACGGATTGTGTATGCGCTTTCGACTGGGTTTACGAAGATCTTACCGTCTCCGTACTTTCCTGTGTGAGCTGATGTCTTGATGACCTCAAGGACTTTTTCCTTGTCTTCATCTTCGACAACAAGCATGAGCATTGTCTTTGGAAGTTCGTCAAACTGTACTTCTGCTGTGTGAATTCCTCTCTGCTTACCTCTTCCGAATACATCGGACTTGGTGAGGGACACAAAGCTTTCCTTCTCAAGCGCTTCTACTATGTCAGTTACCTTGTTTGGTCTGACAATTGCACGGATCATCTGCATTGTTTTTTCACCTCAGGTTAAATTTAAAGTTCAACAATTCCGAATTCTACCATCATTGCTTCGAGGTCATCCATCTCAAGTGGCTCCGGGACCACAAACAGATCGTTGTTCTCGATGTTGCTTGCAAGTGTAAGGTATTCCTGTGCCTGCTGGCTCTCAGGGGCAAATTCGATTACTACCTTCTTGTTGATCTCTGCACGCTGGACAATATTGTCTCTTGGTACGAAGTGGATCAGCTTGCTTCCAAGTCTCTGTGCAAATGCTTCGAGGAGTTCACGTTCTCCATCTACATTCCTGCTGTTACAGATGATTCCGCCAAGACGTGCACCGCCCTTTGCGTACTTCCTGATACCCTTACAGATATTGTTTGCTGCGTAGATAGCCATAAGTTCACCACTAGCTACGATGTAGATTTCCTGTGCCTTTCCTTCTCTGATTGGCATCGCAAAACCTCCGCATACTACGTCACCGAGTACGTCATAGAATACGTAGTCGAGATCATCTGTGTATGCACCAAGGTTTTCAAGGAGTCCTATTGAGGTGATAATTCCTCTTCCTGCACAACCTACACCAGGCTCTGGTCCGCCTGATTCTACACACTTTATGTCTCCGAACCCTGGCTGGATTAAGAGGTCAAGATCGATTGATTCATCGCCTTCTGATCTTAAGGTGTCAAGTACTGTCTTCTGGTTAAGACCTCCAAGAAGCATTCTTGTTGAGTCTGCCTTTGGGTCACATCCTACTAACAGTATCTTTTTTCCCATGGTGGCGAGTGCTGCTGTCAAATTCTGAGTTGTTGTTGACTTTCCGATTCCGCCCTTTCCGTATATTGCTACTTGTCGCATGGTCTTTTCCTTCTGTACTTATTTGATGTGTTTTTTCTTGTTTGGTTTGTTGTACGATTGTGTGTTTATTGGAGCTGCGTAATTTGTATCGTACAACGGAATCCTATGTACTAGGTAATCATATATAAAATTAATCTATATGATTCACTTAATGTTATTGAAATTTTAAAGGAAAACAGCATTCTCCTGGCTATTCATTAGACATTTCAACTTTGATGAGGATGTCCTGCAATTTTGTCCATTTTCAACTAAAAGTCGTATTTTTCATATAAACAAGGCAAATACTTATATACGCCAATATTCCAAAAATAGGATTGAAATGCAATGTCATCAGGTCAAGGCAATATATTTATATTTTTATAATATCATTGCCGTGGCAACGAAGGATATACTATCTATCTAAACCAAAAACAATATAACCATATTATAAATGCTTGCAGCAATTGATTTAGTTACACATGAAAAGGTTCCAGGGAATGAAGGACATCTGGGATCGGGTCGATTTTTTCTATTTTTCTCTTTAGCAGTCTTCTTCATTAAGGAGCCTTTTTCAGGGTGAACCAAAAAATACTACCCTTTTCCTGCAGATTGTCAATAGCATCCACACTTTCTCCATGTAGTTCTATTACTCTTTTGACAATAGCAAGTCCAATTTCACTGCCTTTTATATTTTCCTTGTGCAGCCGGTTAAAACGAGTGAATACAGCTTCTTTGTCAGCATCGGGTATTCCGTCTCTCTGATCTGCCACAGATATCTTCCATTTGTCTTCAATGGTATACTCTTTGTCCTGATAACTGGTTGCAGATGGGGAGATATGCCAGCAATTTATGGTTCCAGGGCAACTGCCTGGAGAAGGTTGGGTGGTCTGAGGAAGGAGTATGGAATGAAATAATGGAATCCCTTCGGGATTCTGCTTACCAGAAAGGTAAGTTCTCTATGGATGTTGTATGTGTTGATAGTAGCTTCATAGAAACAAAAAAAGGGAGAAAATTCCGAATACAATGGACACAAAAAAA is a genomic window containing:
- the nifE gene encoding nitrogenase iron-molybdenum cofactor biosynthesis protein NifE, translating into MPDITSVVNTLDERKPYIELKQANKTGELACDSTSIAGSMSQRACVYSGARVALNPVTDAIHLVHGPIGCASYTWDIRGSLSSDKETFRTSFSTDMKELDVIFGGEKKLSKSIDELVELYNPPVIFVYSTCIVGIIGDDLEAICKEATERVGIPVIPVKSEGFKGTKSDGYKAACHALMEMVGTKEPEFTSEYRINILGDYNVAGDVWLVKPLFEKMGIQVITSMTGDATADSISKAHVAQLNLVQCSGSMTYLAKWMMKEYGIPFRKVSYFGIEDLAIALRTTAEFFGSEEMMNIAEEIIEQQTNRIMPEIQEIRSRLEGKTAAIYMGGAAKALTLIKGFRELGMEVVIIGTQTGKRDDYKQISYQVKDGTVIVDDANPLELADLIVNQKADLMVAGVKERFLAYKLGVSFCDFNHDRTIEFEGYDGFLNFARELDTSVNSPVWNYVGSKIEGAYSESSGADCGAEDETKITNKITGERSMQKIGPITLQQEPVA
- a CDS encoding P-II family nitrogen regulator codes for the protein MQMIRAIVRPNKVTDIVEALEKESFVSLTKSDVFGRGKQRGIHTAEVQFDELPKTMLMLVVEDEDKEKVLEVIKTSAHTGKYGDGKIFVNPVESAYTIRTGASGL
- the nifK gene encoding nitrogenase molybdenum-iron protein subunit beta produces the protein MLDYTPKEDVRRDALVVNPAKICQPIGATYAALGIRNCMPHSHGSQGCLSYLRMALTRHFREPTIGTTSSFYEGTAVFGGASNLKKSLSNIEAVYTPEVVAIHTTCLSETIGDDVNSIIEDVIQEELIDPSIKLCAASTPSYVGSHVTGYDNMVKSFVTTFAQKTKPNGKLNVIPGFVDPGDIHEIKRLLSIMNIPAIVFPDQTDVLDTGIGMERGLFASGGTPIGDVEDSANSMGTIALCGMAGGAAAKVFQNKFKMPVQIGPAPIGVRFTDRFVMKAAELADVAIPPELEKERAKIVDMMTDAHPHFYGKKVAIFGDPDIIEGLTSLVLEMGMEPVVVLTGSVSKAFVERVSEMVRPLYPNSQILAEADLFTLHQIIKNEPVDMLIGNTYGKHIALAEDIPLIRVGFPIMDRANLHHFPVMGYAGAARMIEWIGNTFLDIKDKTIPEEEIEVVQ
- a CDS encoding P-II family nitrogen regulator, with the protein product MKEITAIIRMNKMHKTLDALDGCGYPSFTVEKVMGRGKQKGLCFEFDPPLPEQEETDLTHVPFVPKRMFTIVVSDMAAEKVVQKIIEINQTGHAGDGKIFVTDIPEVYRVRTGESGEMTVGRNAE
- a CDS encoding HAMP domain-containing sensor histidine kinase; translation: MPLFHSILLPQTTQPSPGSCPGTINCWHISPSATSYQDKEYTIEDKWKISVADQRDGIPDADKEAVFTRFNRLHKENIKGSEIGLAIVKRVIELHGESVDAIDNLQEKGSIFWFTLKKAP
- the nifH gene encoding nitrogenase iron protein gives rise to the protein MRQVAIYGKGGIGKSTTTQNLTAALATMGKKILLVGCDPKADSTRMLLGGLNQKTVLDTLRSEGDESIDLDLLIQPGFGDIKCVESGGPEPGVGCAGRGIITSIGLLENLGAYTDDLDYVFYDVLGDVVCGGFAMPIREGKAQEIYIVASGELMAIYAANNICKGIRKYAKGGARLGGIICNSRNVDGERELLEAFAQRLGSKLIHFVPRDNIVQRAEINKKVVIEFAPESQQAQEYLTLASNIENNDLFVVPEPLEMDDLEAMMVEFGIVEL
- the nifD gene encoding nitrogenase molybdenum-iron protein alpha chain, which gives rise to MSSEVERSQQVLDEMMKVYPAKTEKDRRKHFTVKDSCEAEQHIEANAKTVPGIMTNRGCAYAGGKGVVMGPIKDMVHITHGPIGCGYYTWGTRRNMAKAEDGGDNYLQYCFSTDMKETDIVFGGEKKLKEAIDDVMRIFKPGAISICATCPVGLIGDDIEEVARNAEEDYPGLKVLALRCEGYRGVSQSAGHHVASNVIMEQLIGTEELENPTPFDINIFGEYNIGGDLWEIKPLFEKIGYRIVSSFTGDGSYHNLSKAHQAKLSILLCHRSVNYTNRMMEEKYGVPWLKVNYIGVEGTKKSLRKMAEYFDNEELTKKTEEIIEEEMAKIQPELEKYRNKLQGKTAFIYAGGSRSHHYQNLFEDLGMKVTVAGYQFAHRDDYEGRQILKGMKEKASSGILEDLHYERDENFTPAISEERMAELKEKLGLMQYEGMLPEMKDGTIAVDDLNHHETEFLIKELKPDLFCSGIKDKYWAQKMGVPSRQIHSYDYSGRYTGFSGILNFARDIDMAVNNPSWKLQKTPWKGA